One part of the Gadus macrocephalus chromosome 8, ASM3116895v1 genome encodes these proteins:
- the rgs1 gene encoding regulator of G-protein signaling 21 isoform X4 produces the protein MGIKLCCFPKDPLEDIDKWGESVDKVLSSKAGQIAFVEFLKSEYSEENILFWLACEEYKNIKNSPEMISSANRIYTEFVQTEAPRQINIDCTTRENITKNISQPTLTSFDSAQKLIYSLMARDCYPRFLKSDVYQGLLMRKEPS, from the exons ATGGGGATAAA ATTGTGTTGCTTTCCTAAGGACCCGCTGGAAGATATTGATAAGTGGGGGGAATCAGTGGACAAAGTCTTGAGCTCTAAAG CTGGACAGATAGCCTTCGTGGAGTTCCTCAAGTCTGAGTACAGCGAGGAGAACATACTGTTTTGGCTGGCATGTGAGGAGTACAAAAACATCAAGAACAGTCCGGAAATGATCTCCTCGGCCAACAGGATCTACACAGAGTTTGTGCAGACAGAGGCACCTAGACAG ATTAACATAGACTGCACTACAAGAGAAAACATCACCAAGAACATCTCGCAGCCCACACTGACGTCATTCGACTCGGCGCAGAAGCTCATCTACAGCCTGATGGCCCGAGATTGTTACCCCCGGTTCCTGAAGTCTGACGTCTACCAGGGTCTCCTCATGAGAAAGGAACCCAGTTGA
- the rgs1 gene encoding regulator of G-protein signaling 21 isoform X1, translating into MPQTRREDAPQDHSNNTLHGHFHIFLHGGGGPHLALSRHLPSSSRDNLNPSVALAGPFFSSPHSGRGDGDKGRLCCFPKDPLEDIDKWGESVDKVLSSKAGQIAFVEFLKSEYSEENILFWLACEEYKNIKNSPEMISSANRIYTEFVQTEAPRQINIDCTTRENITKNISQPTLTSFDSAQKLIYSLMARDCYPRFLKSDVYQGLLMRKEPS; encoded by the exons ATGCCGCAGACCAGGAGGGAGGATGCACCCCAAGATCACAGCAACAATACTTTGCATGGTCATTTCCATATTTTCCttcatggtggtggaggacctCATCTAGCTTTGTCCCGTCACTTGCCTTCCTCATCTCGGGACAATCTCAATCCCAGCGTCGCACTGGCAGGACCTTTCTTCTCTTCCCCTCACAGCGGACGTGGAGATGGGGATAAA GGTAGATTGTGTTGCTTTCCTAAGGACCCGCTGGAAGATATTGATAAGTGGGGGGAATCAGTGGACAAAGTCTTGAGCTCTAAAG CTGGACAGATAGCCTTCGTGGAGTTCCTCAAGTCTGAGTACAGCGAGGAGAACATACTGTTTTGGCTGGCATGTGAGGAGTACAAAAACATCAAGAACAGTCCGGAAATGATCTCCTCGGCCAACAGGATCTACACAGAGTTTGTGCAGACAGAGGCACCTAGACAG ATTAACATAGACTGCACTACAAGAGAAAACATCACCAAGAACATCTCGCAGCCCACACTGACGTCATTCGACTCGGCGCAGAAGCTCATCTACAGCCTGATGGCCCGAGATTGTTACCCCCGGTTCCTGAAGTCTGACGTCTACCAGGGTCTCCTCATGAGAAAGGAACCCAGTTGA
- the rgs1 gene encoding regulator of G-protein signaling 21 isoform X2 encodes MPQTRREDAPQDHSNNTLHGHFHIFLHGGGGPHLALSRHLPSSSRDNLNPSVALAGPFFSSPHSGRGDGDKDPLEDIDKWGESVDKVLSSKAGQIAFVEFLKSEYSEENILFWLACEEYKNIKNSPEMISSANRIYTEFVQTEAPRQINIDCTTRENITKNISQPTLTSFDSAQKLIYSLMARDCYPRFLKSDVYQGLLMRKEPS; translated from the exons ATGCCGCAGACCAGGAGGGAGGATGCACCCCAAGATCACAGCAACAATACTTTGCATGGTCATTTCCATATTTTCCttcatggtggtggaggacctCATCTAGCTTTGTCCCGTCACTTGCCTTCCTCATCTCGGGACAATCTCAATCCCAGCGTCGCACTGGCAGGACCTTTCTTCTCTTCCCCTCACAGCGGACGTGGAGATGGGGATAAA GACCCGCTGGAAGATATTGATAAGTGGGGGGAATCAGTGGACAAAGTCTTGAGCTCTAAAG CTGGACAGATAGCCTTCGTGGAGTTCCTCAAGTCTGAGTACAGCGAGGAGAACATACTGTTTTGGCTGGCATGTGAGGAGTACAAAAACATCAAGAACAGTCCGGAAATGATCTCCTCGGCCAACAGGATCTACACAGAGTTTGTGCAGACAGAGGCACCTAGACAG ATTAACATAGACTGCACTACAAGAGAAAACATCACCAAGAACATCTCGCAGCCCACACTGACGTCATTCGACTCGGCGCAGAAGCTCATCTACAGCCTGATGGCCCGAGATTGTTACCCCCGGTTCCTGAAGTCTGACGTCTACCAGGGTCTCCTCATGAGAAAGGAACCCAGTTGA
- the rgs1 gene encoding regulator of G-protein signaling 21 isoform X3 codes for MWKVPGTFAFAGRLCCFPKDPLEDIDKWGESVDKVLSSKAGQIAFVEFLKSEYSEENILFWLACEEYKNIKNSPEMISSANRIYTEFVQTEAPRQINIDCTTRENITKNISQPTLTSFDSAQKLIYSLMARDCYPRFLKSDVYQGLLMRKEPS; via the exons ATGTGGAAAGTGCCAGGGACTTTTGCCTTTGCT GGTAGATTGTGTTGCTTTCCTAAGGACCCGCTGGAAGATATTGATAAGTGGGGGGAATCAGTGGACAAAGTCTTGAGCTCTAAAG CTGGACAGATAGCCTTCGTGGAGTTCCTCAAGTCTGAGTACAGCGAGGAGAACATACTGTTTTGGCTGGCATGTGAGGAGTACAAAAACATCAAGAACAGTCCGGAAATGATCTCCTCGGCCAACAGGATCTACACAGAGTTTGTGCAGACAGAGGCACCTAGACAG ATTAACATAGACTGCACTACAAGAGAAAACATCACCAAGAACATCTCGCAGCCCACACTGACGTCATTCGACTCGGCGCAGAAGCTCATCTACAGCCTGATGGCCCGAGATTGTTACCCCCGGTTCCTGAAGTCTGACGTCTACCAGGGTCTCCTCATGAGAAAGGAACCCAGTTGA
- the rgs18 gene encoding regulator of G-protein signaling 18 isoform X1: MLRPQDHHTSTMKELDATRLKDKEHRSRLSLFLTKSGSHENVSRNKKTLAAPKNISVETALRWSQSFEELLSCSDGVETFSQFLRTEFSEENIEFWLACEDYKTVDSDTKRLSRAKQIYTIFIQSEAPKEVNIDHATRTAIQSAMTQPTQHCFQAAQRTVFSLMKKDCYPRFLTSALYLRLSHKSAPGGAVMLRRRSRSCVFADRAEAEAASAW; the protein is encoded by the exons ATGCTCCGTCCACAGGACCATCACACGTCTACCATGAAGGAGCTGGACGCCACCAG GCTGAAGGACAAGGAGCACCGGAGCCGTCTGAGTCTGTTCCTGACTAAGTCAGGCTCCCACGAGAACGTCAGCCGCAATAAGAAGACACTTGCAGCGCCCAAAAA TATCTCCGTGGAGACAGCTCTGAGATGGAGCCAGTCGTTTGAGGAGCTGCTCAGCTGCTCAG ACGGTGTGGAAACCTTCTCTCAGTTCCTCCGGACAGAATTCAGCGAGGAGAACATTGAGTTCTGGCTGGCCTGTGAAGATTACAAGACTGTGGACTCAGATACCAAACGACTCTCTAGAGCCAAGCAGATTTATACCATCTTCATCCAATCAGAGGCCCCTAAAGAG GTCAACATCGACCACGCCACCAGGACGGCCATCCAGAGCGCCATGACCCAGCCCACGCAGCACTGCTTCCAGGCTGCCCAGCGCACCGTGTTCAGCCTGATGAAGAAGGACTGCTACCCCCGGTTCCTGACTTCCGCCCTCTACCTCCGCCTCAGCCACAAGTCGGCACCGGGCGGGGCCGTCATGCTCCGCAGGCGCTCGCGCTCCTGCGTCTTCGCCGACCGAGCCGAGGCAGAGGCGGCGTCGGCCTGGTGA
- the rgs18 gene encoding regulator of G-protein signaling 18 isoform X2, producing the protein MLKDKEHRSRLSLFLTKSGSHENVSRNKKTLAAPKNISVETALRWSQSFEELLSCSDGVETFSQFLRTEFSEENIEFWLACEDYKTVDSDTKRLSRAKQIYTIFIQSEAPKEVNIDHATRTAIQSAMTQPTQHCFQAAQRTVFSLMKKDCYPRFLTSALYLRLSHKSAPGGAVMLRRRSRSCVFADRAEAEAASAW; encoded by the exons AT GCTGAAGGACAAGGAGCACCGGAGCCGTCTGAGTCTGTTCCTGACTAAGTCAGGCTCCCACGAGAACGTCAGCCGCAATAAGAAGACACTTGCAGCGCCCAAAAA TATCTCCGTGGAGACAGCTCTGAGATGGAGCCAGTCGTTTGAGGAGCTGCTCAGCTGCTCAG ACGGTGTGGAAACCTTCTCTCAGTTCCTCCGGACAGAATTCAGCGAGGAGAACATTGAGTTCTGGCTGGCCTGTGAAGATTACAAGACTGTGGACTCAGATACCAAACGACTCTCTAGAGCCAAGCAGATTTATACCATCTTCATCCAATCAGAGGCCCCTAAAGAG GTCAACATCGACCACGCCACCAGGACGGCCATCCAGAGCGCCATGACCCAGCCCACGCAGCACTGCTTCCAGGCTGCCCAGCGCACCGTGTTCAGCCTGATGAAGAAGGACTGCTACCCCCGGTTCCTGACTTCCGCCCTCTACCTCCGCCTCAGCCACAAGTCGGCACCGGGCGGGGCCGTCATGCTCCGCAGGCGCTCGCGCTCCTGCGTCTTCGCCGACCGAGCCGAGGCAGAGGCGGCGTCGGCCTGGTGA